The Musa acuminata AAA Group cultivar baxijiao chromosome BXJ2-2, Cavendish_Baxijiao_AAA, whole genome shotgun sequence genome has a segment encoding these proteins:
- the LOC135605767 gene encoding protochlorophyllide-dependent translocon component 52, chloroplastic-like translates to MAALNSLLAPHSLPSKTPRSFPSPLSPSFQYSVLRLSSSIKNARLHCHASASSSAAAVVTEAEPDATGEGEKFDWFAHWYPVAPICDLDKRRPHAKTVMGLDLVVWWDRTKGRWQVFDDRCPHRLAPLSEGRIDPSGRLQCVYHGWCFDGSGSCKYIPQAPDDGPPVHTFRKACASVYPSFEQNKILWFWPSTDPQCKDIAVKAKPPYIEELDDPSYTSTMGMRDLPYGYEVLIENLMDPAHVPYAHHGIMRIPKSLTSRVNGDREGGSPIDIRIETSNINGLLSQRDIGYNKFIAPCVFYSAPHRLMSGNGSASSSDVQGGSALKTLQKQRRFLLIFMCIPVSPGRSRLIYVFPRNFAVWVDQVVPRWIFHVGQNLILDSDLYLLHVEERKFAKAGYSNWPKVCFVPTKSDAMVVAFRNWLRKYSNNQINWGTTSSEQLPPTPPREQLMDRYWSHVVQCSSCRDALKVLKALKLSLQIISIASVGIVAALNQSMISTITRTVIVSTAVICFLASKWLSVFIYKNFYYHDYDHAFR, encoded by the exons ATGGCCGCTCTCAATTCTCTCCTCGCTCCACACTCCCTCCCATCCAAAACCCCTCGCTCTTTCCCATCTCCTCTTTCCCCGTCATTCCAATATTCGGTACTCCGTCTCTCCTCCTCGATCAAGAACGCTAGACTCCACTGCCatgcctccgcctcctcctcggcCGCGGCGGTGGTGACCGAAGCGGAACCAGATGCCACCGGTGAGGGGGAGAAGTTCGACTGGTTCGCCCACTGGTACCCCGTCGCCCCCATCTGCGACCTCGACAAGCGGCGGCCGCACGCGAAGACTGTGATGGGACTGGACCTCGTCGTGTGGTGGGACCGGACGAAGGGGCGATGGCAGGTGTTCGACGACCGCTGCCCCCACCGATTGGCCCCGCTTTCAGAGGGCCGCATCGACCCGTCGGGCCGCCTGCAGTGCGTGTACCATGGCTGGTGCTTCGACGGCAGCGGCAGCTGCAAGTACATCCCCCAGGCGCCGGACGATGGGCCTCCG GTTCATACATTCAGGAAGGCTTGTGCTTCTGTTTATCCAAGTTTTGAACAGAATAAGATTTTGTGGTTCTGGCCAAGCACAGATCCTCAGTGCAAAGACATCGCAGTGAAAGCAAAGCCTCCATACATTGAAGAGTTAGATGATCCATCATACACTTCTACAATGGGAATGAGAGATCTTCCATATGG GTATGAAGTTCTGATAGAGAACCTCATGGACCCGGCTCACGTTCCATATGCACACCATGGAATAATGAGAATCCCAAAAAGTCTGACTAGCAG AGTTAATGGTGACAGGGAAGGAGGCAGCCCTATTGATATAAGAATCGAGACATCAAACATAAATGGTTTACTTTCACAGCGGGATATTGGCTATAACAAATTTATAGCACCATGTGTATTTTATTCTGCACCTCATCGTCTAATGTCAGGGAATGGATCTGCTTCATCATCGGATGTCCAAGGG GGTTCTGCACTGAAGACACTCCAGAAGCAACGTAGATTTCTTCTAATTTTTATGTGTATTCCAGTTAGTCCAGGAAGAAGCAGATTGATTTATGTCTTCCCAAGAAACTTTGCAGTTTGGGTTGATCAAGTTGTTCCACGATGGATATTTCACGTAGGCCAGAATCTTATTCTTGATTCCGACCTCTATCTTCTTCATGTAGAG GAGCGGAAGTTTGCCAAAGCTGGTTATTCTAATTGGCCAAAGGTCTGTTTTGTACCAACAAAGTCAGATGCTATGGTTGTTGCCTTCAGAAATTGGTTAAGGAAATATTCAAACAATCAGATCAATTGGGGAACCACATCTAGTGAACAACTTCCGCCTACTCCTCCAAGAGAGCAACTTATGGACAG ATATTGGTCTCATGTCGTCCAATGCAGTAGCTGTCGTGATGCTTTAAAAGTTCTGAAGGCCCTTAAGTTATCTCTGCAGATTATCTCAATAGCTTCTGTAGGAATTGTCGCAGCCCTTAATCAGAGCATGATATCGACCATTACAAGGACTGTGATTGTCTCGACGGCAGTTATATGCTTCCTTGCTTCCAAGTGGCTCTCTGTTTTCATCTACAAGAACTTCTATTATCATGATTATGATCATGCTTTCAGATGA
- the LOC135605771 gene encoding uncharacterized protein LOC135605771 isoform X2 yields MGRRSDNGQIHHVAIGSSYLCGNSMETRQSWLTSFPIEGFRQFQFQGVGFSLMLHASINKRMEMDFHLSLKQTEGCLLSFSAQPAFNHHQ; encoded by the exons ATGGGAAGACGGTCCGACAATGGACAAATTCATCATGTTGCAATTGG GTCAAGCTATTTGTGTGGGAATTCCATGGAAACCAGGCAATCCTGGTTGACATCCTTCCCCATAGAG GGTTTCAGACAATTCCAATTTCAAGGCGTTGGCTTTTCATTGATGTTACATGCTTCAATAAACAA GAGGATGGAAATGGACTTCCACCTGAGCCTAAAGCAGACTGAGGGTTGTTTACTCTCCTTTTCTGCTCAACCTGCATTCAACCACCACCAATGA
- the LOC135605768 gene encoding tubulin alpha-3 chain-like, with the protein MREIISIHIGQAGIQVGNACWELYCLEHGIQPDGIMPSDTSVGVACDAFNTFFSETGSGKHVPRAIFVDLEPTVIDEVRTGTYRQLFHPEQLISGKEDAANNFARGHYTVGKEIVDLCLDRVRKLADNCTGLQGFLVFNAVGGGTGSGLGSLLLERLSVDYGKKSKLGFTIYPSPQVSTAVVEPYNSVLSTHSLLEHTDVAVLLDNEAIYDICRRSLDIERPTYTNLNRLISQIISSLTTSLRFDGAINVDITEFQTNLVPYPRIHFMLSSYAPVISAEKAYHEQLSVPEITNAVFEPSSMMAKCDPRHGKYMACCLMYRGDVVPKDVNAAVATIKTKRTVQFVDWCPTGFKCGINYQPPSVVPGGDLAKVQRAVCMISNNTAVAEVFSRIDHKFDLMYAKRAFVHWYVGEGMEEGEFSEAREDLAALEKDYEEVGAEGGDDDDEEAEDF; encoded by the exons atgAGGGAGATCATCAGCATCCACATCGGCCAGGCCGGGATCCAAGTGGGGAACGCCTGCTGGGAGCTCTACTGCCTCGAGCACGGCATCCAGCCCGATGGCATCATGCCCAG TGATACTTCTGTAGGAGTGGCGTGTGATGCCTTCAATACCTTCTTCAGCGAGACTGGTTCTGGTAAGCATGTGCCGAGGGCCATCTTTGTGGACCTCGAGCCGACTGTCATCGACGAGGTCAGAACCGGGACTTATCGCCAACTCTTCCATCCGGAGCAACTCATCTCCGGTAAGGAGGATGCTGCTAACAACTTTGCGCGGGGCCACTACACAG TGGGGAAGGAAATTGTGGATCTATGCCTTGATCGTGTCAGGAAACTGGCTGACAATTGCACTGGCTTGCAAGGGTTTTTGGTTTTCAATGCTGTTGGTGGTGGAACTGGATCTGGTTTGGGCTCCTTGCTTTTGGAACGATTGTCTGTGGATTATGGGAAGAAGTCGAAGCTTGGTTTTACCATATATCCTTCTCCTCAG gtttctacagCAGTTGTAGAACCATATAACAGTGTCCTATCCACCCATTCCTTGCTCGAGCACACTGATGTTGCAGTTCTTTTAGACAATGAAGCCATCTATGATATCTGCAGAAGGTCTCTGGATATTGAGCGTCCAACTTATACCAACTTGAACCGGTTGATATCTCAGATCATATCTTCCTTGACTACTTCCCTAAGGTTTGATGGAGCCATCAATGTGGATATCACAGAGTTCCAGACCAATCTTGTTCCATATCCTAGAATCCATTTCATGCTCTCCTCGTACGCCCCTGTTATCTCTGCCGAGAAAGCATATCATGAGCAGCTCTCAGTCCCCGAAATCACAAACGCTGTATTTGAGCCATCCAGCATGATGGCCAAATGTGATCCAAGGCATGGAAAATACATGGCTTGTTGTCTGATGTACCGAGGAGATGTCGTGCCCAAGGATGTTAATGCTGCTGTTGCAACAATCAAGACCAAGAGAACCGTCCAATTTGTTGACTG GTGTCCTACTGGTTTTAAGTGCGGAATCAACTATCAGCCACCATCAGTGGTGCCCGGAGGAGATTTGGCCAAGGTTCAGCGTGCTGTGTGCATGATCAGTAACAATACTGCTGTCGCCGAGGTGTTTTCACGAATCGACCACAAGTTTGACCTCATGTATGCAAAGCGAGCATTTGTTCACTGGTATGTTGGTGAAGGGATGGAAGAAGGTGAGTTCTCAGAAGCACGAGAGGACTTGGCTGCCCTTGAAAAGGACTACGAGGAGGTCGGAGCAGAGGgcggagatgatgatgatgaagaggcAGAGGATTTCTAG
- the LOC135605770 gene encoding protein neprosin-like has translation MAAHGSVGRSLVALLALMACLSCAAGGRAGGVARQRLELRRHLKRLNKTPVKSIKSPDGDIIDCVHVSHQPAFDHPFLKNHTIQMRPAYHPEGLFGGNKVVSQTKTPSMAQLWHQNGRCPEDTIPIRRTTREDVSRASSVKRYGRKKHRSLPNPMSVDPDLLNESGHQHAIAYVEGDKYYGAKATINVWQPKIQQSNEFSLSQIWILGGSFGADLNSIEAGWQVSPDLYGDNYTRLFTYWTSDAYQATGCYNLLCSGFIQINNEIAMGASISPISNYDGSQYDISILVWKDPKEGNWWMQFGSDYVLGYWPSFLFSYLADSATMIEWGGEVVNSEPDGEHTSTEMGSGRFPEEGFSKASYFRNIQIVDGSNNLRAPEGVGAFTEQSNCYDVQNGNSNAWGQYFYYGGPGRNSNCP, from the exons ATGGCGGCGCATGGTAGCGTGGGCCGCAGCCTGGTGGCACTGCTGGCGCTGATGGCCTGTCTATCGTGCGCTGCGGGGGGGCGGGCCGGTGGGGTGGCGAGGCAGCGGCTGGAGCTGCGGCGGCACCTGAAGCGGCTCAACAAGACGCCTGTCAAGAGCAtcaag AGTCCAGATGGAGATATTATAGACTGTGTGCATGTCTCTCACCAACCAGCCTTTGATCATCCTTTCCTCAAGAACCACACGATCCag ATGAGGCCAGCTTATCACCCAGAAGGCTTGTTCGGCGGGAACAAGGTTGTGTCTCAGACGAAAACCCCCTCCATGGCTCAACTGTGGCATCAGAATGGTAGGTGCCCTGAGGACACCATCCCCATCCGGAGAACCACCAGGGAGGACGTGTCAAGGGCCAGCTCTGTTAAAAGATATGGGAGGAAGAAGCACAGGAGCCTTCCCAACCCCATGTCTGTTGACCCTGACCTTCTCAATGAGAGTGGCCATCAG CATGCAATTGCTTATGTGGAGGGAGATAAATATTATGGAGCAAAGGCAACCATAAATGTGTGGCAGCCAAAGATTCAGCAATCCAATGAGTTCAGTCTATCTCAGATCTGGATTTTAGGGGGCTCTTTTGGGGCGGATCTTAATAGCATTGAAGCTGGTTGGCAG GTCAGCCCGGATTTGTATGGAGACAATTACACAAGGCTTTTTACTTACTGGACT AGTGATGCATATCAAGCAACTGGCTGCTACAACCTACTTTGCTCTGGGTTCATTCAAATTAACAATGAGATTGCAATGGGTGCCAGCATCTCTCCGATCTCCAACTATGATGGCTCACAATATGATATAAGCATACTCGTTTGGAAG GATCCTAAGGAGGGGAACTGGTGGATGCAATTTGGGAGCGACTACGTTTTGGGCTACtggccttctttcctcttctcttaTTTGGCAGACAGTGCCACCATGATAGAATGGGGAGGGGAGGTTGTGAACTCGGAGCCGGATGGTGAGCACACCTCCACCGAGATGGGCAGTGGCCGTTTCCCTGAAGAAGGGTTTAGCAAGGCAAGTTACTTCAGGAACATTCAGATAGTTGATGGGTCTAACAATCTAAGGGCACCTGAAGGTGTTGGAGCCTTCACTGAGCAGTCAAACTGCTACGATGTGCAGAATGGGAACAGTAATGCATGGGGGCAGTACTTTTACTATGGGGGGCCTGGTAGAAACTCTAATTGTCCATAG
- the LOC135605771 gene encoding uncharacterized protein LOC135605771 isoform X1, whose product MSLSSLISRWSSCSSIWPRRPTIKLQRDPLYSNVVLVAMREPIYGKTVRQWTNSSCCNWVKLFVWEFHGNQAILVDILPHRGFQTIPISRRWLFIDVTCFNKQEDGNGLPPEPKAD is encoded by the exons ATGTCACTGTCTTCTTTGATCTCCAGATGGTCCTCCTGCTCGTCGATCTGGCCAAGGAGGCCCACAATAAAACTACAGCGTGACCCTCTGTATTCAAATGTGGTTTTGGTGGCCATGAGGGAACCCATATATGGGAAGACGGTCCGACAATGGACAAATTCATCATGTTGCAATTGG GTCAAGCTATTTGTGTGGGAATTCCATGGAAACCAGGCAATCCTGGTTGACATCCTTCCCCATAGAG GGTTTCAGACAATTCCAATTTCAAGGCGTTGGCTTTTCATTGATGTTACATGCTTCAATAAACAA GAGGATGGAAATGGACTTCCACCTGAGCCTAAAGCAGACTGA